TTGCCCAAAACATATCCTTTCCTGTTGAAAGCATACAATTTAAAGAAGACTTATATACTTTCGATGAAAGAAAATTGGAGCAAATTATCAAATCATGTTCTGATGAATACGATCATTTAATCGTTTTTGGTCATAACGAAGCGATTACCAATTTTGTCAATAAATTTGGAAATATTTTTACTGATAATGTTTCAACTTCTGGGTTTGTAAACATTATATTTGAGCAGGATAGATGGAAAGAAATTAGTAACGGAATTACCAAAAAAATTATTTTTCCAAGAGATTTAAAATAAGTATGAATACAGAAATAGGTTTTCGATATATAGATAGAGAAAAAAGTTGGTTAGCATTTAATGATAGAGTATTACAAGAGGCTGCCGATGAGACAGTTCCATTACTAGAGAGACTTCGTTTCATAGGTATTTTTTCAAATAATTTGGATGAATTTTTTAGGGTTAGATTTGCCGCTATTCGCCGTTTGAGTTTGACAGGGGTTTCCGGAGAGAA
The window above is part of the Flavobacterium sp. N1994 genome. Proteins encoded here:
- a CDS encoding SixA phosphatase family protein: MKQLILVRHAKSSWETSLRDYDRPLTSNGIQDAHLVSSHVSNLVPKTFLVWSSASKRASETAIIFAQNISFPVESIQFKEDLYTFDERKLEQIIKSCSDEYDHLIVFGHNEAITNFVNKFGNIFTDNVSTSGFVNIIFEQDRWKEISNGITKKIIFPRDLK